In one Notolabrus celidotus isolate fNotCel1 chromosome 1, fNotCel1.pri, whole genome shotgun sequence genomic region, the following are encoded:
- the mkrn2 gene encoding probable E3 ubiquitin-protein ligase makorin-2, with protein MSTKQVTCRYFLHGVCREGSRCMFSHDPTTSKPSTICKFYQRGVCAYGDRCRYDHVKASFRGGAGPPENHPPMGGAGGGAPDRGGAKKTMVLRERALGVDTMFGGPVESLGPGHIAAAAAPQTYVDAIRTGLDSSAPEQAPPPPPVGGAYQDLPQLCPYAAAGHCYYEENCTYLHGDLCEVCGLQVLHPHDTEQRRAHEKMCMLAFEADMEKAFAAQLSQDKVCSICMEVVVQKANPSDRRFGILSSCCHTFCLACIRQWRCTRNFSNKIIKACPECRVSSEFVIPSVYWVEDQDDKDHLIELFKSGVGKKACKYFDQGRGSCPFGGKCLYLHAFPDGTRAEADRPRKQLSSEGNVRFMNSVRLWDFIEEREQRPAAALDDDITELRELFMQMSGPSHDGAESGADQ; from the exons ATGAGCACCAAACAGGTGACCTGCCG gTACTTCCTCCACGGCGTGTGCAGGGAGGGAAGTCGCTGTATGTTCTCTCATGACCCGACCACCAGTAAACCCTCCACCATCTGCAAGTTCTAccagagaggagtgtgtgcCTACGGAGACCGCTGCAG GTATGACCACGTGAAGGCCTCATTCAGAGGAGGGGCAGGACCTCCAGAGAACCATCCTCCTATGGGAGGAGCTGGGGGCGGGGCTCCAGATAGAGGTGGGGCAAAGAAGACGATGGTCCTTAGAGAAAGAG cccTTGGTGTAGACACTATGTTCGGGGGTCCAGTGGAGAGCTTGGGGCCGGGGCACATAGCGGCAGCAGCGGCTCCTCAAACATACGTGGACGCCATCAGGACGGGTCTTGACAGCTCAGCACCAGAACAAG cgcccccccctccccctgtaGGCGGGGCTTATCAGGACCTCCCCCAGCTGTGTCCGTACGCCGCAGCTGGACACTGTTACTATGAAGAAAACTGTACTTATCTCCACGGCGACCTGTGTGAGGTGTGCGGGCTGCAGGTGCTCCATCCTCAcgacacagagcagaggagagcgCACGAAAAG atgtgtATGCTCGCCTTTGAGGCCGACATGGAGAAGGCGTTTGCAGCCCAGCTCAGCCAGGACAAG GTGTGCTCTATCTGCATGGAGGTGGTGGTGCAGAAGGCAAACCCATCAGATCGCAGGTTCGGCATCCTGTCCTCCTGCTGTCACACCTTCTGTCTTGCCTGCATCCGACAGTGGCGCTGCACCAGAAACTTCAGCAACAAGATCATCAA gGCGTGTCCAGAGTGTCGAGTCTCCTCAGAGTTTGTGATCCCCTCGGTTTATTGGGTGGAGGACCAGGACGACAAGGACCACCTCATAGAACTCTTTAAGTCTGGAGTTGg TAAGAAGGCGTGTAAGTACTTCGATCAGGGTCGGGGCTCGTGTCCGTTCGGAGGGAAGTGTTTGTATCTTCACGCCTTCCCCGATGGGACCCGAGCAGAAGCAGACCGGCCTCGGAAACAGCTGAGCTCCGAGGGAAACGTCCGG TTTATGAACAGCGTCCGTTTGTGGGACTTCATCGAGGAGCGCGAGCAGCGACCCGCCGCAGCCCTggatgatgacatcacagagctgaGAGAGCTCTTCATGCAGATGTCTGGTCCGAGCCACGATGGTGCAGAATCCGGTGCAGACCAGTGA